In Isoptericola jiangsuensis, the following proteins share a genomic window:
- a CDS encoding ATP-binding protein has protein sequence MPGDTTGTTVPLLSLGLLGGFTVERADDAPVVTRWRRPSARTVLKLLALADGHRLHRDVVAATCWPDADDGAARRNLRVALHAARHAVEPELPARSTSSYVVQDGELLALHPTRVRIDVEEAFRAAEDGLRGDPERLAVAHALLSAELLPEDRHAEWTAPHRTRLADLRDRVAHATAAAHLDGGRPDDAIAPLLAVLDQAPADEAAHLGLMRAYLALGHRRQALAQYHRCVQALRDDFGTTPGPDLVALYSDAVTRPAADPEAEPPAPVAPPAAPVVPPPAAPPPVGAAAAAAAPVLTPAQRRTLDTVLTPGPRVTLLSGEPGVGKSRLAAAAAGAVRAAGGTVLWGSTDDAVVRSPYGPFADALNSYVAGLDAAARATVATEYPELVALLPALGPGGSTAVRRSELFAAVGTLLDGVPGRPVLVVLEDLHAADVGTLRILYHLARTQGGGWRVLATLRDDEPGTDEDSRRLLDALVRHGHARRVELMRLSRAECDELVRTALGTASPGSGSGGAPEDGPVDGEVLDQVWALSLGNPMFALEVTRALTEDAAAGRATVGPEPGTGEHVPVGVRDLVGARIDRFDATVQAVLAVLAARPGTTSLPELTDVVRDGVDPAPRPAALAAALDRATEARVVEPRPTVVGGRQVLGYAVAHPMTRLVCAQRTGEATRRAIHAAHLAAVRRHRPDLLDLHAWHALGAEDPSAEQTLVEAARRASRVGAHDAATAHLERALGLPVERPSSARATLLLDLAVEQRLLARYADAAATLQEALDALGDDDPTTRVRAIAMLAELHARGGRTTEAAELLARSDLTAVDDPVAVAEHHLSATVLAFLTGRYADGLASTRSAADRARAAGGTGTVALIRALSNEATCLVMLGHLEAAREVSLAALAVVEPTGDAERLTRVLSSLAEISRATGHLTEAVVYAERALAAAEQVADPTGIAFERGNLSQLLLLRGRTADAERLAVGAVDLVRPFGATWCLAFVLLDLAQVRFAQGDVAAARTHLQEVDALAGGGGPQVTAAAAGLAAELELRAGRPVPAWAAVGTLDDAATQDEVAPVQVRVLSALGRHAEAAARGRAVRAAAVDRGDRSAELRVTLALAEALSAADPTDPEARRLVAAARQLASAMPCPPLLAQAERLDAELVGAVTHGSATAG, from the coding sequence ATGCCGGGGGACACGACGGGAACGACCGTCCCGCTGCTGTCCCTGGGCCTGCTCGGCGGCTTCACGGTCGAGCGCGCCGACGACGCACCCGTGGTCACCCGGTGGCGCCGCCCCAGCGCCCGCACCGTCCTCAAGCTCCTGGCGCTGGCCGACGGGCACCGCCTGCACCGGGACGTCGTGGCCGCGACGTGCTGGCCCGACGCCGACGACGGCGCCGCGCGCCGCAACCTGCGGGTCGCGCTGCACGCCGCCCGGCACGCCGTCGAGCCCGAGCTGCCCGCCCGGTCCACGTCGAGCTACGTGGTGCAGGACGGCGAGCTCCTCGCCCTGCACCCGACCCGGGTGCGCATCGACGTCGAGGAGGCCTTCCGTGCGGCCGAGGACGGGCTGCGCGGGGACCCCGAGCGGCTCGCCGTCGCCCACGCGCTGCTCTCCGCGGAGCTCCTGCCCGAGGACCGGCACGCGGAGTGGACCGCGCCGCACCGCACCCGGCTGGCGGACCTGCGCGACCGGGTGGCCCATGCCACGGCCGCCGCCCACCTCGACGGCGGCCGCCCCGACGACGCCATCGCGCCGCTGCTCGCGGTGCTCGACCAGGCGCCCGCCGACGAGGCGGCCCACCTCGGCCTCATGCGCGCCTACCTCGCGCTCGGCCACCGCCGACAGGCCCTCGCGCAGTACCACCGCTGCGTCCAGGCGCTGCGGGACGACTTCGGGACGACGCCCGGCCCCGACCTCGTCGCGCTCTACTCCGACGCCGTCACCCGCCCCGCGGCCGACCCGGAGGCGGAGCCGCCGGCCCCCGTCGCCCCGCCCGCGGCGCCCGTGGTCCCGCCGCCCGCGGCTCCGCCCCCGGTCGGCGCCGCAGCCGCGGCGGCCGCGCCGGTCCTCACCCCGGCCCAGCGCCGCACCCTCGACACGGTGCTGACCCCCGGACCCCGCGTGACGCTGCTGTCCGGCGAGCCGGGCGTGGGCAAGTCACGGCTGGCGGCCGCGGCGGCCGGCGCGGTCCGCGCCGCCGGCGGCACCGTCCTGTGGGGCTCGACCGACGACGCCGTGGTGCGCAGCCCGTACGGCCCGTTCGCCGACGCCCTCAACTCCTACGTCGCGGGCCTCGACGCCGCCGCCCGCGCGACCGTCGCCACCGAGTACCCCGAGCTGGTGGCGCTGCTGCCCGCCCTGGGCCCCGGCGGGAGCACGGCCGTACGGCGCAGCGAGCTCTTCGCGGCGGTCGGCACCCTGCTCGACGGCGTGCCGGGCCGGCCCGTGCTCGTCGTCCTCGAGGACCTGCACGCCGCCGACGTCGGCACCCTGCGGATCCTGTACCACCTGGCGCGGACGCAGGGCGGCGGCTGGCGGGTCCTGGCGACCCTGCGCGACGACGAGCCCGGCACCGACGAGGACAGCCGCCGCCTGCTCGACGCCCTCGTGCGGCACGGCCACGCCCGCCGGGTCGAGCTCATGCGGCTCTCGCGGGCGGAGTGCGACGAGCTCGTGCGCACGGCGCTCGGGACAGCGTCACCCGGCAGCGGTTCCGGCGGCGCCCCCGAGGACGGACCGGTGGACGGCGAGGTGCTCGACCAGGTGTGGGCGCTCTCGCTGGGCAACCCGATGTTCGCTCTCGAGGTGACGCGGGCGCTCACCGAGGACGCCGCCGCGGGGCGTGCCACCGTCGGGCCGGAGCCGGGGACCGGGGAGCACGTGCCGGTCGGCGTGCGGGACCTGGTCGGCGCCCGCATCGACCGGTTCGACGCCACGGTGCAGGCCGTCCTCGCCGTGCTCGCCGCCCGACCGGGCACCACCTCGCTGCCCGAGCTGACCGACGTCGTGCGCGACGGCGTCGACCCGGCACCGCGGCCCGCCGCGCTCGCCGCCGCGCTCGACCGGGCGACGGAGGCCCGCGTCGTCGAGCCGCGACCCACCGTCGTCGGGGGCCGCCAGGTGCTCGGGTACGCGGTCGCCCACCCGATGACGCGCCTGGTGTGCGCGCAGCGCACGGGCGAGGCCACCCGGCGGGCGATCCACGCCGCGCACCTCGCCGCCGTGCGCCGGCACCGCCCGGACCTGCTCGACCTGCACGCCTGGCACGCGCTCGGGGCGGAGGACCCCTCGGCGGAGCAGACGCTCGTCGAGGCCGCCCGCCGCGCCTCCCGGGTCGGGGCGCACGACGCCGCGACCGCGCACCTGGAGCGGGCGCTCGGGCTCCCCGTGGAGCGTCCCTCCTCGGCCCGGGCGACGCTCCTGCTCGACCTCGCCGTCGAGCAGCGGCTGCTCGCCCGCTACGCCGACGCCGCCGCGACTCTGCAGGAGGCGCTCGACGCCCTCGGCGACGACGACCCCACGACACGGGTGCGGGCGATCGCCATGCTCGCCGAGCTGCACGCACGCGGCGGCCGCACGACGGAGGCGGCGGAGCTCCTCGCCCGGAGCGACCTCACGGCGGTGGACGACCCGGTCGCGGTGGCCGAGCACCACCTCTCGGCCACCGTCCTGGCGTTCCTCACCGGCCGCTACGCCGACGGGCTGGCGAGCACCCGGTCGGCTGCCGACCGGGCGCGGGCCGCGGGCGGCACCGGCACGGTCGCACTCATCCGAGCCCTGAGCAACGAGGCCACCTGCCTCGTCATGCTCGGCCACCTCGAGGCCGCCCGCGAGGTCAGCCTGGCGGCGCTCGCCGTGGTCGAGCCGACGGGCGACGCCGAGCGGCTGACCCGGGTGCTCTCCTCCCTCGCGGAGATCAGCCGGGCCACCGGGCATCTCACGGAGGCCGTCGTGTACGCCGAGCGGGCGCTCGCCGCCGCCGAGCAGGTGGCAGACCCGACCGGCATCGCGTTCGAGCGGGGGAACCTCTCCCAGCTCCTCCTCCTGCGGGGCCGCACGGCCGACGCCGAGCGCCTGGCCGTGGGGGCCGTCGACCTGGTCCGGCCCTTCGGCGCCACCTGGTGCCTCGCGTTCGTGCTCCTCGACCTGGCCCAGGTCCGGTTCGCCCAGGGGGACGTCGCCGCCGCACGGACCCACCTGCAGGAGGTCGACGCGCTCGCCGGGGGCGGGGGGCCGCAGGTCACGGCGGCCGCCGCCGGGCTCGCCGCGGAGCTCGAGCTGCGCGCGGGCCGTCCCGTCCCCGCCTGGGCGGCGGTGGGGACGCTGGACGACGCCGCCACGCAGGACGAGGTCGCCCCGGTGCAGGTCCGGGTGCTGTCCGCCCTCGGCCGGCACGCGGAGGCGGCCGCGCGGGGCCGTGCGGTCCGCGCGGCGGCGGTCGACCGCGGAGACCGGTCCGCCGAGCTGCGGGTCACCCTGGCGCTCGCCGAGGCCCTGAGCGCGGCGGACCCGACGGACCCGGAGGCACGCCGGCTCGTCGCGGCCGCGCGCCAGCTCGCGAGCGCCATGCCGTGCCCGCCGCTCCTCGCGCAGGCGGAGCGGCTCGACGCGGAGCTCGTGGGCGCCGTGACCCACGGCTCGGCAACGGCCGGGTAA
- a CDS encoding TetR/AcrR family transcriptional regulator C-terminal domain-containing protein, translated as MTDTRPAEEVSRRLALLWDPPQPSTRGRRATLTLPDVVAAGVAVAHDGGLDALSMRKVAGHLGVGAMTIYTYVPGRTELIDLMIDAAFAELSLPEPGEPWRAALTRYATEHHDLYLRHPWILQTNMWRLPLAPHVLDAEESGLRVLSEAGLPADRVVEVIGLVDSTVRGLARAAVAEQSEKSTTGTSNDDYWESMSEFWGTWFDPARYPTMTRVWEAGGFETGHATFAQTFQRLLDGVELAIDRARA; from the coding sequence ATGACCGACACCCGCCCGGCCGAGGAGGTCAGCCGCCGCCTCGCCCTGCTCTGGGACCCGCCGCAGCCGTCGACCCGCGGACGTCGCGCCACGCTCACGCTCCCCGACGTCGTCGCCGCGGGGGTCGCCGTCGCGCACGACGGCGGGCTCGACGCCCTGTCCATGCGCAAGGTGGCCGGCCACCTCGGCGTCGGCGCCATGACGATCTACACGTACGTGCCCGGCCGCACCGAGCTGATCGACCTCATGATCGACGCCGCGTTCGCCGAGCTCTCGCTCCCCGAGCCGGGCGAGCCGTGGCGGGCCGCGCTGACCCGGTACGCCACCGAGCACCACGACCTCTACCTGCGCCACCCGTGGATCCTCCAGACCAACATGTGGCGCCTGCCGCTGGCCCCGCACGTCCTCGACGCCGAGGAGTCGGGCCTGCGCGTGCTCTCCGAGGCGGGCCTGCCCGCGGACCGCGTCGTCGAGGTCATCGGGCTGGTCGACTCCACCGTCCGCGGGCTCGCGCGCGCCGCGGTGGCCGAGCAGTCGGAGAAGTCCACCACCGGCACCAGCAACGACGACTACTGGGAGTCGATGTCGGAGTTCTGGGGCACCTGGTTCGACCCGGCCCGCTACCCCACGATGACGCGCGTGTGGGAGGCGGGCGGCTTCGAGACCGGTCACGCCACGTTCGCGCAGACCTTCCAGCGCCTGCTCGACGGCGTCGAGCTCGCCATCGACCGCGCCCGCGCCTGA
- a CDS encoding ABC transporter ATP-binding protein, with product MIRARGLTKTFQRGKETVEAVKGIDVDVAEGELVAFLGPNGAGKSTTLRMLTSLLTPTAGTATIAGYDVATHPTQVRARLGFIGQGNGGGFSYQVRDELFNQGRFYGLPAAEYRQRAADLVDALELGGLEKRTVQSLSGGQRRRLDVALGLMNHPPLLFLDEPSTGLDPHARANLWEHISTLRERFGMTIVLTTHYLEEADGMAERVVVIDHGEIIADAAPDVLKREHADDVVTLGTTPGSPDTARRALAAVVGDGTPHTGTVQVDESPDGLTVRIATAQGAERLPEAIDALRGVGLAATSATAKQASLDDVFLNLTGRSLREEAA from the coding sequence ATGATCCGAGCGCGCGGTCTCACCAAGACCTTCCAGCGCGGCAAGGAGACGGTCGAAGCGGTCAAGGGCATCGACGTCGACGTCGCCGAGGGCGAGCTCGTCGCCTTCCTCGGCCCCAACGGCGCCGGCAAGTCGACCACCCTGCGCATGCTCACCTCCCTGCTGACCCCCACCGCCGGCACCGCCACCATCGCCGGGTACGACGTCGCCACCCACCCCACGCAGGTCCGCGCCCGCCTCGGGTTCATCGGCCAGGGCAACGGCGGCGGGTTCAGCTACCAGGTCCGCGACGAGCTCTTCAACCAGGGCCGGTTCTACGGCCTGCCCGCCGCCGAGTACCGGCAGCGCGCCGCCGACCTCGTCGACGCCCTCGAGCTCGGCGGCCTCGAGAAGCGCACCGTCCAGTCCCTGTCCGGCGGGCAGCGCCGCCGCCTCGACGTCGCCCTCGGCCTCATGAACCACCCCCCGCTGCTGTTCCTCGACGAACCCAGCACCGGCCTCGACCCCCACGCCCGCGCCAACCTCTGGGAGCACATCTCCACCCTGCGCGAGCGGTTCGGCATGACGATCGTGCTCACCACCCACTACCTGGAGGAGGCCGACGGCATGGCCGAACGCGTCGTCGTCATCGACCACGGCGAGATCATCGCCGACGCCGCCCCCGACGTCCTCAAGCGGGAGCACGCCGACGACGTCGTCACCCTCGGCACCACGCCCGGCTCGCCCGACACCGCCCGGCGGGCGCTCGCCGCCGTCGTCGGCGACGGCACGCCGCACACCGGCACCGTCCAGGTCGACGAGTCGCCCGACGGCCTGACCGTGCGCATCGCCACCGCGCAGGGGGCCGAACGGCTCCCCGAAGCCATCGACGCCCTGCGCGGCGTCGGCCTGGCCGCCACGTCGGCGACCGCCAAGCAGGCCAGCCTCGACGACGTGTTCCTCAACCTGACCGGCCGCAGCCTGCGCGAGGAGGCCGCATGA